atgtatctgTAACATTTCTATAATTGCTGGTATAATAAAGAATATAAGTTAAACTACTGATGACCACAGTAAAGCAAAGttagacaaataaaaatgaaaatgttaccTGAACCTAATAACGTAACTGCGGATGAAAAGAATGCCAAATTTTTTCCTGTAGATGATGTCATACTGTGGAAAgaatgcaaatataaaatattaacaaaGTAAAAATGTGGTATTCTCCATTTAACTTAATATATGTAGAGATAAAAGTTGCAATGTGTCCATAGAGATGTTCTACTCACCACTTCCACAACTTGTGCTTCTAATTTCTTAAACACAGGGCTGCTTTTATCACTAAGTTCTGGTGTAAATGGTATCGTCATGACTGCTGTGAGAATCACAATTGGTACAGGAGCTGCAGttgtagtagcagtagtagtagttgttggGGTTGACACCTTGACAGTTGTCGGTGTCACAGTTGATGTTAACAAACCAGTAGTTGTGTCAGTTGTGGTTGTTGCCTTAGTCGTGGCAGTAGTAGTTTCAGTGGTGGTCgtgggagtagttgtttcagttgtggtcgtggcagtagttgtttcagttgtggtcgtgggagtagttgtttcagttgtggtcgtgggagtagttgtttcagttgtggttgagggagtagttgtttccGTTGTGGTCGAGGGAGCAGTTGTTTCCGTTGTGGTCGAGGGAGCAGTTGTTTCCGTTGTGGTTGAGGGAGCAGTTGTTTCCgttgtggttgagggagtagttgtttctgttgtggtggtttcagttgtggttgagggagtagttgtttcagtggtggttgtggcagtagttgtttcagtggtggttgagggagtagttgtttcagtggtggttgtggcagtagttgtttcagttgtggttgagggagtagttgtttcagttgtggttgtagtttcagttgtggtcgtgggagtagttgtttcagttgtggttgagggagtagttgtttcagttgtggttgagggagtagttgtttcagttgtggttgtttcagttgtggtcgtgggagtagttgtttcagttgtggttgtttcagttgtggtcgtggcagtagttgtttcagttgtggtggtttcagttgtggttgagggagtagttgtttcagttgtggttgagggagtagttgtttcagtggtggttgtgggagtagttgtttcagtggtggttgagggagtagttgtttcagtggtggttgagggagtagttgtttcagtggtggttgtggcagtagttgtttcagttgtggttgagggagtagttgtttcagttgtggttgagggagtagttgtttcagttgtggtggtttcagttgtggttgagggagtagttgtttcagttgtggtggtttcagttgtggttgagggagtagttgtttcagttgtggttgtggcagtagttgtttcagttgtggtcgtggcagtagttgtttcagttgtggtcgagggagtagttgtttcagttgtggttgtggcagtagttgtttcagttgtggtcgagggagtagttgtttcagttgtggttgagggagtagttgtttcagttgtggttgtggcagtagttgtttcagttgtggtggtttcagttgtggttgagggagtagttgtttcagttgtggtcgtggcagtagttgtttcagttgtggtcgtggcagtagttgtttcagttgtggtggtttcagttgtggtcgagggagtagttgtttcagttgtggtcgtggcagtagttgtttcagttgtggttgtggcagtagttgtttcagttgtggtggtttcagttgtggtcgagggagtagttgtttcagttgtggtcgtgggagtagttgtttcagttgtggttgtggcagtagttgtttcagttgtggttgtggcagtagttgtttcagttgtggtggtttcagttgtggtcgagggagtagttgtttcagttgtggtcgtgggagtagttgtttcagttgtggttgtggcagtagttgtttcagttgtggttgtgggagtagttgtttcagttgtggtcgtggcagtagttgtttcagttgtggtcgaGGGaatagttgtttcagttgtggtggtTTCAGTTGTGGTCGAGGGAGTAGTTATTTCATTTGTGGTcgtggcagtagttgtttcagttgtggttgagggagtagttgtttcagttgtggtggtttcagttgtggttgagggagtagttgtttcagttgtggtcgtgGCAGTAGTCGTTTCAGTTGTGGTCGAGGGAGTAGTAGTTTCAGTTGTGGTGGTTTCAGTTGTGGTcgagggagtagttgtttcagttgtggtcgtggcagtagttgtttcagttgtggtcgtggcagtagttgtttcagttgtggtcgtggcagtagttgtttcagttgtggtcgagggagtagttgtttcagttgtggtcgtggcagtagttgtttcagttgtggtcgtggcagtagttgtttcagttgtggtcgaGGGAGTAGtagtttcagttgtggttgtggcagtagttgtttcagttgtggtcgtgggagtagttgtttcagttgtggttgagggagtagttgttttcagttgtggttgtgggAGTAGTTGTCTCAGTTGTGGTGGTTTCTgttgtggttgagggagtagttATTTCATTTGTGGTcgagggagtagttgtttcagttgtggtcgtgGCAGTagtttgtttcagttgtggttgtgggcagtagttgtttcagttgtggtggtttcagttgtggttgagggagtagttgtttcagttgtggtcgtgggagtagttgtttcagttgtggttgtggcagtagttgtttcagttgtggttgtgggagtagttgtttcagttgtggttgtggcagtagttgtttcagttgtggttgagggagtagttgtttcagttgtggtcgtggcagtagttgtttcagttgtggttgtggcagtagttgtttcagttgtggtggtttcagttgtggttgagggagtagttgtttcagttgtggttgtggcagtagttgtttcagttgtggttgagggagtagttgtttcagttgtggtggtttcagttgtggttgagggagtagttgtttcagttgtggttgtggcagtagttgtttcagttgtggttgagggagtagttgtttcagttgtggtggtttcagttgtggttgagggagtagttgtttcagttgtggttgagggagtagttgtttcagttgtggttgagggagtagttgtttcagtggtggttgagggagtagttgtttcagtggtggttgagggagtagttgtttctgttgtggtgGATTCAGTTGTTGTTGAtggagtagttgtttcagtggtggttgagggagtagttgtttctgttgtggtgGATTCAGTTGTTgttgagggagtagttgtttcagttgtggtggtttcagttgtggttgagggagtagttgtttcagttgtggttgtggcagtagttgtttcagttgtggtcgagggagtagttgtttcagttgtggtcgtgggagtagttgtttcagttgtggttgagggagtagttgtttcagttgtggttgtggcagtagttgtttcagttgtggtggtttcagttgtggttgagggagtagttgtttcagttgtggtggATTCAGTTGTTgttgagggagtagttgtttcagttgtggtggtttcagttgtggttgagggagtagttgtttcagttgtggttgagggagtagttgtttcagttgtggttgtggcagtagttgtttcagttgtggttgagggagtagttgtttcagttgtggttgtggcagtagttgtttcagttgtggtcgtgggagtagttgtttcagttgtggtcgtgGCAGtagtttcagttgtggttgtggaagtagttgtttcagttgtggtcgagggagtagttgtttcagttgtggttgtggcagtagttgtttcagttgtggtcgtgggagtagttgtttcagttgtggtcgtgGCAGtagtttcagttgtggttgtggcagtagttgtttcagttgtggttgagggagtagttgtttcagttgtggtggtttcagttgtggttgagggagtagttgtttcagttgtggttgtgggagtagttgtttcagttgtggttgtggcagtagttgtttcagttgtggttgagg
The window above is part of the Mastacembelus armatus chromosome 18, fMasArm1.2, whole genome shotgun sequence genome. Proteins encoded here:
- the LOC113125299 gene encoding mucin-2-like, which encodes TATTTTETTTPSTTTETTTPSTTTETTTATTTTETTTPTTTTETTTPSTTTETTTTETTTPSTTTETTTATTTTETTATTTTETTTPTTTTETTTATTTTETTTPSTTTETTTSTTTTETTATTTTETTTPTTTTETTTATTTTETTTPSTTTETTTATTTTETTTPSTTTETTTPSTTTETTTTETTTPSTTTESTTTETTTPSTTTETTTTETTTATTTTETTTPSTTTETTTPTTTTETTTPSTTTETTTATTTTETTTPSTTTETTTTETTTPSTTTESTTTETTTPSTTTETTTPSTTTESTTTETTTPSTTTETTTPSTTTETTTPSTTTETTTPSTTTETTTPSTTTETTTTETTTPSTTTETTTATTTTETTTPSTTTETTTTETTTPSTTTETTTATTTTETTTPSTTTETTTTETTTATTTTETTTATTTTETTTPSTTTETTTATTTTETTTPTTTTETTTATTTETTTPTTTTETTTATTTTETTTPSTTTETTTATTTTETTTATTTTETTTPSTTTETTTATTTTETTTATTTTETTTATTTTETTTPSTTTETTTTETTTPSTTTETTTATTTTETTTPSTTTETTTTETTTPSTTTETTTATTTNEITTPSTTTETTTTETTIPSTTTETTTATTTTETTTPTTTTETTTATTTTETTTPTTTTETTTPSTTTETTTTETTTATTTTETTTATTTTETTTPTTTTETTTPSTTTETTTTETTTATTTTETTTATTTTETTTPSTTTETTTTETTTATTTTETTTATTTTETTTPSTTTETTTTETTTATTTTETTTPSTTTETTTPSTTTETTTATTTTETTTPSTTTETTTATTTTETTTATTTTETTTPSTTTETTTTETTTPSTTTETTTTETTTPSTTTETTTPSTTTETTTATTTTETTTPSTTTETTTPSTTTETTTPTTTTETTTPSTTTETTTPSTTTETT